From Callithrix jacchus isolate 240 chromosome 3, calJac240_pri, whole genome shotgun sequence, a single genomic window includes:
- the PCDH7 gene encoding protocadherin-7 isoform X12 encodes MLRMRTTGWTRGWCLGCCLLLPLSLSLAAAKQLLRYRLAEEGPADVRIGNVASDLGIVTGSGEVTFSLESGSEYLKIDNLTGELSTSERRIDREKLPQCQMIFDENECFLDFEVSVIGPSQSWVDLFEGRVIVLDINDNTPTFPSPVLTLTVEENRPVGTLYLLPTATDRDFGRNGIERYELLQEPGGGSSEGRRAGAADSAPYPGGGGNGVSGGGSGGSKRRPDAPEGGGGGGTNPGGRSSVFELQVADTPDGEKQPQLIVKGALDREQRDSYELTLRVRDGGDPPRSSQAILRVLITDVNDNSPRFEKSVYEADLAENSAPGTPILQLRAADLDVGVNGQIEYVFGAATESVRRLLRLDETSGWLSVLHRIDREEVNQLRFTVMARDRGQPPKTDKATVVLNIKDENDNVPSIEIRKIGRIPLKDGVANVAEDVLVDTPIALVQVSDRDQGENGVVTCTVVGDVPFQLKPASDTEGDQNKKKYFLHTSTPLDYETTREFNVVIVAVDSGSPSLSSNNSLIVKVGDTNDNPPVFGQSVVEVYFPENNIPGERVATVLATDADSGKNAEIAYSLDSSVMGIFAIDPDSGDILVNTVLDREQTDRYEFKVNAKDKGIPVLQGSTTVIVQVADKNDNDPKFMQDVFTFYVKENLQPNSPVGMVTVMDADKGRNAEMSLYIEENNNIFSIENDTGTIYSTMSFDREHQTTYTFRVKAVDGGDPPRSATATVSLFVMDENDNAPTVTLPRNISYTLLPPSSNVRTVVATVLATDSDDGINADLNYSIVGGNPFKLFEIDPTSGVVSLVGKLTQKHYGLHRLVVQVNDSGQPSQSTTALVHVFVNESVSNATVIDSQIARSLHTPLTQDIAGDPSYEISKQRLSIVIGVVAGIMTVILIILIVVMARYCRSKNKNGYEAGKKDHEDFFTPQQHDKSKKPKKDKKNKKSKQPLYSSIVTVEASKPNGQRYDSVNEKLSDSPSMGRYRSVNGGPGSPDLARHYKSSSPLPTVQLHPQSPTAGKKHQAVQDLPPANTFVGAGDNISIGSDHCSEYSCQTNNKYSKQVDTVQTTNPSGHIEESCKMNPFRRVTFSVVSQPQDPHQGSLQSCYDSGLEESETPSSKSSSGPRLGALPLPEDNYERTTPDGSVGEAEHMENEMCTGLTYI; translated from the coding sequence ATGCTGAGGATGCGGACCACGGGATGGACGCGCGGCTGGTGCTTGggctgctgcctcctcctgccGCTCTCGCTCAGCCTTGCGGCCGCCAAGCAGCTCCTCCGGTACCGGCTGGCCGAGGAGGGCCCCGCCGACGTCCGTATCGGCAACGTGGCTTCGGACCTGGGCATCGTGACCGGATCGGGTGAGGTGACTTTCAGCCTGGAGTCCGGTTCCGAGTACCTGAAGATCGACAACCTTACGGGCGAGCTGAGCACAAGCGAGCGGCGCATCGACCGCGAGAAGCTGCCTCAGTGTCAGATGATCTTCGACGAGAACGAGTGCTTCCTGGACTTCGAGGTGTCGGTGATCGGGCCCTCGCAGAGCTGGGTGGACCTGTTCGAGGGTCGGGTCATCGTGCTAGACATCAACGACAACACGCCCACCTTCCCGTCGCCAGTGCTCACGCTCACGGTAGAGGAGAACCGGCCGGTGGGCACGCTCTACCTGCTGCCCACCGCCACCGACCGGGACTTCGGCCGCAACGGCATCGAGCGCTATGAGCTGCTCCAGGAACCCGGAGGCGGCAGCAGCGAGGGCCGGCGCGCCGGGGCTGCCGACAGCGCCCCCTACCCCGGGGGCGGCGGGAACGGCGTGAGCGGCGGCGGCTCCGGAGGCTCCAAGCGGCGGCCCGACGCGCCagagggcggcggcggcggcggcaccaACCCGGGGGGCCGCAGCAGCGTGTTCGAGCTGCAGGTGGCGGACACCCCGGACGGCGAGAAGCAGCCGCAGCTGATCGTGAAGGGGGCGCTGGACCGCGAGCAGCGCGACTCCTATGAGCTGACCCTGCGGGTGCGCGACGGCGGCGACCCGCCTCGCTCCTCGCAGGCCATCCTGAGGGTCCTCATCACTGACGTGAACGACAACAGCCCCCGCTTCGAGAAAAGCGTGTACGAGGCCGACTTGGCGGAGAACAGCGCCCCGGGGACCCCCATCCTGCAACTGCGCGCAGCCGACTTGGACGTGGGGGTCAACGGGCAGATCGAGTACGTGTTCGGGGCGGCCACGGAGTCGGTGAGGCGGCTGCTGCGGCTGGATGAGACGTCCGGCTGGCTCAGCGTCCTGCACCGCATCGACCGCGAGGAGGTGAACCAGCTGCGCTTCACGGTCATGGCCCGCGACCGCGGGCAGCCCCCCAAGACCGACAAGGCCACCGTGGTCCTCAACATCAAGGACGAGAACGACAACGTGCCGTCCATTGAAATCCGCAAGATCGGGCGCATTCCTCTCAAGGACGGGGTGGCCAACGTGGCCGAGGACGTGCTGGTCGACACCCCCATAGCACTGGTGCAGGTGTCCGACCGAGACCAAGGCGAGAACGGGGTGGTCACCTGCACCGTAGTGGGCGACGTGCCCTTCCAGCTCAAGCCGGCCAGCGACACTGAGGGTGACCAGAACAAGAAGAAGTATTTCCTGCACACCTCGACCCCTCTGGACTATGAGACCACCCGGGAGTTCAACGTGGTCATCGTGGCGGTGGATTCAGGCAGCCCCAGTCTCTCCAGCAACAACTCCCTGATCGTCAAGGTGGGGGACACCAATGACAACCCGCCCGTGTTCGGCCAGTCGGTGGTGGAGGTTTACTTCCCTGAGAACAACATCCCGGGCGAGAGAGTGGCCACGGTGCTGGCGACAGACGCCGACAGCGGAAAGAACGCCGAGATCGCCTACTCGCTGGACTCCTCTGTGATGGGGATCTTTGCCATCGATCCCGATTCTGGGGACATCCTGGTCAATACAGTGCTGGACCGCGAGCAGACTGACAGGTATGAGTTTAAAGTTAACGCCAAAGACAAAGGCATCCCTGTGCTGCAGGGCAGCACCACGGTGATTGTGCAGGTGGCTGATAAGAATGACAATGACCCTAAGTTTATGCAGGACGTCTTCACCTTTTATGTGAAAGAAAACTTGCAGCCCAACAGTCCTGTAGGGATGGTCACCGTGATGGATGCTGACAAGGGGCGGAATGCAGAGATGAGCTTGTATATAGAGGAGAACAATAACATTTTTTCTATTGAAAATGACACGGGGACCATTTACTCCACAATGTCTTTTGACCGGGAACATCAGACCACATACACTTTCAGAGTCAAGGCCGTGGACGGGGGAGATCCTCCCAGATCTGCCACAGCCACAGTCTCGCTTTTTGTGATGGATGAAAATGACAATGCTCCCACAGTTACCCTTCCCAGAAACATTTCCTATACTTTACTGCCACCTTCAAGTAATGTCAGGACAGTAGTAGCTACAGTGTTGGCAACAGACAGTGACGATGGCATCAATGCAGACCTGAACTACAGCATTGTGGGAGGGAATCCCTTCAAACTGTTTGAGATTGATCCCACTAGTGGTGTGGTTTCCTTAGTGGGAAAACTCACCCAAAAGCATTATGGCTTGCATAGGTTGGTGGTGCAAGTGAATGACAGTGGGCAGCCTTCCCAGTCCACCACGGCTCTGGTGCATGTGTTTGTCAATGAAAGTGTTTCTAATGCAACTGTGATTGACTCCCAGATAGCTAGAAGTTTGCACACTCCACTCACCCAGGATATAGCTGGTGACCCAAGCTATGAAATTAGCAAACAGAGACTCAGTATTGTCATTGGCGTGGTTGCTGGCATTATGACAGTGATTCTAATCATCTTAATTGTAGTGATGGCAAGGTACTGCaggtccaaaaataaaaatggctatgAAGCCGGCAAAAAAGATCACGAAGACTTTTTTACACCGCAACAGCATGACAAATCTAAAAAGCCTAAAAaggacaagaaaaacaaaaaatctaagcAGCCTCTCTACAGCAGCATTGTCACTGTAGAGGCTTCTAAACCAAATGGACAGAGGTATGATAGTGTCAATGAAAAGCTGTCAGACAGCCCAAGCATGGGGCGATACAGATCTGTTAATGGTGGGCCTGGCAGTCCCGACCTGGCAAGGCATTACAAATCTAGTTCCCCATTGCCTACTGTCCAGCTTCATCCCCAGTCACCAACTGCAGGAAAAAAACACCAGGCCGTACAAGATCTACCACCAGCCAACACATTTGTGGGAGCAGGAGACAACATTTCAATTGGATCAGATCACTGCTCTGAGTACAGCTGTCAAACCAATAACAAGTACAGCAAACAG
- the PCDH7 gene encoding protocadherin-7 isoform X11: protein MLRMRTTGWTRGWCLGCCLLLPLSLSLAAAKQLLRYRLAEEGPADVRIGNVASDLGIVTGSGEVTFSLESGSEYLKIDNLTGELSTSERRIDREKLPQCQMIFDENECFLDFEVSVIGPSQSWVDLFEGRVIVLDINDNTPTFPSPVLTLTVEENRPVGTLYLLPTATDRDFGRNGIERYELLQEPGGGSSEGRRAGAADSAPYPGGGGNGVSGGGSGGSKRRPDAPEGGGGGGTNPGGRSSVFELQVADTPDGEKQPQLIVKGALDREQRDSYELTLRVRDGGDPPRSSQAILRVLITDVNDNSPRFEKSVYEADLAENSAPGTPILQLRAADLDVGVNGQIEYVFGAATESVRRLLRLDETSGWLSVLHRIDREEVNQLRFTVMARDRGQPPKTDKATVVLNIKDENDNVPSIEIRKIGRIPLKDGVANVAEDVLVDTPIALVQVSDRDQGENGVVTCTVVGDVPFQLKPASDTEGDQNKKKYFLHTSTPLDYETTREFNVVIVAVDSGSPSLSSNNSLIVKVGDTNDNPPVFGQSVVEVYFPENNIPGERVATVLATDADSGKNAEIAYSLDSSVMGIFAIDPDSGDILVNTVLDREQTDRYEFKVNAKDKGIPVLQGSTTVIVQVADKNDNDPKFMQDVFTFYVKENLQPNSPVGMVTVMDADKGRNAEMSLYIEENNNIFSIENDTGTIYSTMSFDREHQTTYTFRVKAVDGGDPPRSATATVSLFVMDENDNAPTVTLPRNISYTLLPPSSNVRTVVATVLATDSDDGINADLNYSIVGGNPFKLFEIDPTSGVVSLVGKLTQKHYGLHRLVVQVNDSGQPSQSTTALVHVFVNESVSNATVIDSQIARSLHTPLTQDIAGDPSYEISKQRLSIVIGVVAGIMTVILIILIVVMARYCRSKNKNGYEAGKKDHEDFFTPQQHDKSKKPKKDKKNKKSKQPLYSSIVTVEASKPNGQRYDSVNEKLSDSPSMGRYRSVNGGPGSPDLARHYKSSSPLPTVQLHPQSPTAGKKHQAVQDLPPANTFVGAGDNISIGSDHCSEYSCQTNNKYSKQPFRRVTFSVVSQPQDPHQGSLQSCYDSGLEESETPSSKSSSGPRLGALPLPEDNYERTTPDGSVGEAEHMENGVAAITTFPFLPFPHGKTLGRRVLLRPLH, encoded by the coding sequence ATGCTGAGGATGCGGACCACGGGATGGACGCGCGGCTGGTGCTTGggctgctgcctcctcctgccGCTCTCGCTCAGCCTTGCGGCCGCCAAGCAGCTCCTCCGGTACCGGCTGGCCGAGGAGGGCCCCGCCGACGTCCGTATCGGCAACGTGGCTTCGGACCTGGGCATCGTGACCGGATCGGGTGAGGTGACTTTCAGCCTGGAGTCCGGTTCCGAGTACCTGAAGATCGACAACCTTACGGGCGAGCTGAGCACAAGCGAGCGGCGCATCGACCGCGAGAAGCTGCCTCAGTGTCAGATGATCTTCGACGAGAACGAGTGCTTCCTGGACTTCGAGGTGTCGGTGATCGGGCCCTCGCAGAGCTGGGTGGACCTGTTCGAGGGTCGGGTCATCGTGCTAGACATCAACGACAACACGCCCACCTTCCCGTCGCCAGTGCTCACGCTCACGGTAGAGGAGAACCGGCCGGTGGGCACGCTCTACCTGCTGCCCACCGCCACCGACCGGGACTTCGGCCGCAACGGCATCGAGCGCTATGAGCTGCTCCAGGAACCCGGAGGCGGCAGCAGCGAGGGCCGGCGCGCCGGGGCTGCCGACAGCGCCCCCTACCCCGGGGGCGGCGGGAACGGCGTGAGCGGCGGCGGCTCCGGAGGCTCCAAGCGGCGGCCCGACGCGCCagagggcggcggcggcggcggcaccaACCCGGGGGGCCGCAGCAGCGTGTTCGAGCTGCAGGTGGCGGACACCCCGGACGGCGAGAAGCAGCCGCAGCTGATCGTGAAGGGGGCGCTGGACCGCGAGCAGCGCGACTCCTATGAGCTGACCCTGCGGGTGCGCGACGGCGGCGACCCGCCTCGCTCCTCGCAGGCCATCCTGAGGGTCCTCATCACTGACGTGAACGACAACAGCCCCCGCTTCGAGAAAAGCGTGTACGAGGCCGACTTGGCGGAGAACAGCGCCCCGGGGACCCCCATCCTGCAACTGCGCGCAGCCGACTTGGACGTGGGGGTCAACGGGCAGATCGAGTACGTGTTCGGGGCGGCCACGGAGTCGGTGAGGCGGCTGCTGCGGCTGGATGAGACGTCCGGCTGGCTCAGCGTCCTGCACCGCATCGACCGCGAGGAGGTGAACCAGCTGCGCTTCACGGTCATGGCCCGCGACCGCGGGCAGCCCCCCAAGACCGACAAGGCCACCGTGGTCCTCAACATCAAGGACGAGAACGACAACGTGCCGTCCATTGAAATCCGCAAGATCGGGCGCATTCCTCTCAAGGACGGGGTGGCCAACGTGGCCGAGGACGTGCTGGTCGACACCCCCATAGCACTGGTGCAGGTGTCCGACCGAGACCAAGGCGAGAACGGGGTGGTCACCTGCACCGTAGTGGGCGACGTGCCCTTCCAGCTCAAGCCGGCCAGCGACACTGAGGGTGACCAGAACAAGAAGAAGTATTTCCTGCACACCTCGACCCCTCTGGACTATGAGACCACCCGGGAGTTCAACGTGGTCATCGTGGCGGTGGATTCAGGCAGCCCCAGTCTCTCCAGCAACAACTCCCTGATCGTCAAGGTGGGGGACACCAATGACAACCCGCCCGTGTTCGGCCAGTCGGTGGTGGAGGTTTACTTCCCTGAGAACAACATCCCGGGCGAGAGAGTGGCCACGGTGCTGGCGACAGACGCCGACAGCGGAAAGAACGCCGAGATCGCCTACTCGCTGGACTCCTCTGTGATGGGGATCTTTGCCATCGATCCCGATTCTGGGGACATCCTGGTCAATACAGTGCTGGACCGCGAGCAGACTGACAGGTATGAGTTTAAAGTTAACGCCAAAGACAAAGGCATCCCTGTGCTGCAGGGCAGCACCACGGTGATTGTGCAGGTGGCTGATAAGAATGACAATGACCCTAAGTTTATGCAGGACGTCTTCACCTTTTATGTGAAAGAAAACTTGCAGCCCAACAGTCCTGTAGGGATGGTCACCGTGATGGATGCTGACAAGGGGCGGAATGCAGAGATGAGCTTGTATATAGAGGAGAACAATAACATTTTTTCTATTGAAAATGACACGGGGACCATTTACTCCACAATGTCTTTTGACCGGGAACATCAGACCACATACACTTTCAGAGTCAAGGCCGTGGACGGGGGAGATCCTCCCAGATCTGCCACAGCCACAGTCTCGCTTTTTGTGATGGATGAAAATGACAATGCTCCCACAGTTACCCTTCCCAGAAACATTTCCTATACTTTACTGCCACCTTCAAGTAATGTCAGGACAGTAGTAGCTACAGTGTTGGCAACAGACAGTGACGATGGCATCAATGCAGACCTGAACTACAGCATTGTGGGAGGGAATCCCTTCAAACTGTTTGAGATTGATCCCACTAGTGGTGTGGTTTCCTTAGTGGGAAAACTCACCCAAAAGCATTATGGCTTGCATAGGTTGGTGGTGCAAGTGAATGACAGTGGGCAGCCTTCCCAGTCCACCACGGCTCTGGTGCATGTGTTTGTCAATGAAAGTGTTTCTAATGCAACTGTGATTGACTCCCAGATAGCTAGAAGTTTGCACACTCCACTCACCCAGGATATAGCTGGTGACCCAAGCTATGAAATTAGCAAACAGAGACTCAGTATTGTCATTGGCGTGGTTGCTGGCATTATGACAGTGATTCTAATCATCTTAATTGTAGTGATGGCAAGGTACTGCaggtccaaaaataaaaatggctatgAAGCCGGCAAAAAAGATCACGAAGACTTTTTTACACCGCAACAGCATGACAAATCTAAAAAGCCTAAAAaggacaagaaaaacaaaaaatctaagcAGCCTCTCTACAGCAGCATTGTCACTGTAGAGGCTTCTAAACCAAATGGACAGAGGTATGATAGTGTCAATGAAAAGCTGTCAGACAGCCCAAGCATGGGGCGATACAGATCTGTTAATGGTGGGCCTGGCAGTCCCGACCTGGCAAGGCATTACAAATCTAGTTCCCCATTGCCTACTGTCCAGCTTCATCCCCAGTCACCAACTGCAGGAAAAAAACACCAGGCCGTACAAGATCTACCACCAGCCAACACATTTGTGGGAGCAGGAGACAACATTTCAATTGGATCAGATCACTGCTCTGAGTACAGCTGTCAAACCAATAACAAGTACAGCAAACAG
- the PCDH7 gene encoding protocadherin-7 isoform X10: MLRMRTTGWTRGWCLGCCLLLPLSLSLAAAKQLLRYRLAEEGPADVRIGNVASDLGIVTGSGEVTFSLESGSEYLKIDNLTGELSTSERRIDREKLPQCQMIFDENECFLDFEVSVIGPSQSWVDLFEGRVIVLDINDNTPTFPSPVLTLTVEENRPVGTLYLLPTATDRDFGRNGIERYELLQEPGGGSSEGRRAGAADSAPYPGGGGNGVSGGGSGGSKRRPDAPEGGGGGGTNPGGRSSVFELQVADTPDGEKQPQLIVKGALDREQRDSYELTLRVRDGGDPPRSSQAILRVLITDVNDNSPRFEKSVYEADLAENSAPGTPILQLRAADLDVGVNGQIEYVFGAATESVRRLLRLDETSGWLSVLHRIDREEVNQLRFTVMARDRGQPPKTDKATVVLNIKDENDNVPSIEIRKIGRIPLKDGVANVAEDVLVDTPIALVQVSDRDQGENGVVTCTVVGDVPFQLKPASDTEGDQNKKKYFLHTSTPLDYETTREFNVVIVAVDSGSPSLSSNNSLIVKVGDTNDNPPVFGQSVVEVYFPENNIPGERVATVLATDADSGKNAEIAYSLDSSVMGIFAIDPDSGDILVNTVLDREQTDRYEFKVNAKDKGIPVLQGSTTVIVQVADKNDNDPKFMQDVFTFYVKENLQPNSPVGMVTVMDADKGRNAEMSLYIEENNNIFSIENDTGTIYSTMSFDREHQTTYTFRVKAVDGGDPPRSATATVSLFVMDENDNAPTVTLPRNISYTLLPPSSNVRTVVATVLATDSDDGINADLNYSIVGGNPFKLFEIDPTSGVVSLVGKLTQKHYGLHRLVVQVNDSGQPSQSTTALVHVFVNESVSNATVIDSQIARSLHTPLTQDIAGDPSYEISKQRLSIVIGVVAGIMTVILIILIVVMARYCRSKNKNGYEAGKKDHEDFFTPQQHDKSKKPKKDKKNKKSKQPLYSSIVTVEASKPNGQRYDSVNEKLSDSPSMGRYRSVNGGPGSPDLARHYKSSSPLPTVQLHPQSPTAGKKHQAVQDLPPANTFVGAGDNISIGSDHCSEYSCQTNNKYSKQVDTVQTTNPSGHIEESCKMNPFRRVTFSVVSQPQDPHQGSLQSCYDSGLEESETPSSKSSSGPRLGALPLPEDNYERTTPDGSVGVAAITTFPFLPFPHGKTLGRRVLLRPLH, translated from the coding sequence ATGCTGAGGATGCGGACCACGGGATGGACGCGCGGCTGGTGCTTGggctgctgcctcctcctgccGCTCTCGCTCAGCCTTGCGGCCGCCAAGCAGCTCCTCCGGTACCGGCTGGCCGAGGAGGGCCCCGCCGACGTCCGTATCGGCAACGTGGCTTCGGACCTGGGCATCGTGACCGGATCGGGTGAGGTGACTTTCAGCCTGGAGTCCGGTTCCGAGTACCTGAAGATCGACAACCTTACGGGCGAGCTGAGCACAAGCGAGCGGCGCATCGACCGCGAGAAGCTGCCTCAGTGTCAGATGATCTTCGACGAGAACGAGTGCTTCCTGGACTTCGAGGTGTCGGTGATCGGGCCCTCGCAGAGCTGGGTGGACCTGTTCGAGGGTCGGGTCATCGTGCTAGACATCAACGACAACACGCCCACCTTCCCGTCGCCAGTGCTCACGCTCACGGTAGAGGAGAACCGGCCGGTGGGCACGCTCTACCTGCTGCCCACCGCCACCGACCGGGACTTCGGCCGCAACGGCATCGAGCGCTATGAGCTGCTCCAGGAACCCGGAGGCGGCAGCAGCGAGGGCCGGCGCGCCGGGGCTGCCGACAGCGCCCCCTACCCCGGGGGCGGCGGGAACGGCGTGAGCGGCGGCGGCTCCGGAGGCTCCAAGCGGCGGCCCGACGCGCCagagggcggcggcggcggcggcaccaACCCGGGGGGCCGCAGCAGCGTGTTCGAGCTGCAGGTGGCGGACACCCCGGACGGCGAGAAGCAGCCGCAGCTGATCGTGAAGGGGGCGCTGGACCGCGAGCAGCGCGACTCCTATGAGCTGACCCTGCGGGTGCGCGACGGCGGCGACCCGCCTCGCTCCTCGCAGGCCATCCTGAGGGTCCTCATCACTGACGTGAACGACAACAGCCCCCGCTTCGAGAAAAGCGTGTACGAGGCCGACTTGGCGGAGAACAGCGCCCCGGGGACCCCCATCCTGCAACTGCGCGCAGCCGACTTGGACGTGGGGGTCAACGGGCAGATCGAGTACGTGTTCGGGGCGGCCACGGAGTCGGTGAGGCGGCTGCTGCGGCTGGATGAGACGTCCGGCTGGCTCAGCGTCCTGCACCGCATCGACCGCGAGGAGGTGAACCAGCTGCGCTTCACGGTCATGGCCCGCGACCGCGGGCAGCCCCCCAAGACCGACAAGGCCACCGTGGTCCTCAACATCAAGGACGAGAACGACAACGTGCCGTCCATTGAAATCCGCAAGATCGGGCGCATTCCTCTCAAGGACGGGGTGGCCAACGTGGCCGAGGACGTGCTGGTCGACACCCCCATAGCACTGGTGCAGGTGTCCGACCGAGACCAAGGCGAGAACGGGGTGGTCACCTGCACCGTAGTGGGCGACGTGCCCTTCCAGCTCAAGCCGGCCAGCGACACTGAGGGTGACCAGAACAAGAAGAAGTATTTCCTGCACACCTCGACCCCTCTGGACTATGAGACCACCCGGGAGTTCAACGTGGTCATCGTGGCGGTGGATTCAGGCAGCCCCAGTCTCTCCAGCAACAACTCCCTGATCGTCAAGGTGGGGGACACCAATGACAACCCGCCCGTGTTCGGCCAGTCGGTGGTGGAGGTTTACTTCCCTGAGAACAACATCCCGGGCGAGAGAGTGGCCACGGTGCTGGCGACAGACGCCGACAGCGGAAAGAACGCCGAGATCGCCTACTCGCTGGACTCCTCTGTGATGGGGATCTTTGCCATCGATCCCGATTCTGGGGACATCCTGGTCAATACAGTGCTGGACCGCGAGCAGACTGACAGGTATGAGTTTAAAGTTAACGCCAAAGACAAAGGCATCCCTGTGCTGCAGGGCAGCACCACGGTGATTGTGCAGGTGGCTGATAAGAATGACAATGACCCTAAGTTTATGCAGGACGTCTTCACCTTTTATGTGAAAGAAAACTTGCAGCCCAACAGTCCTGTAGGGATGGTCACCGTGATGGATGCTGACAAGGGGCGGAATGCAGAGATGAGCTTGTATATAGAGGAGAACAATAACATTTTTTCTATTGAAAATGACACGGGGACCATTTACTCCACAATGTCTTTTGACCGGGAACATCAGACCACATACACTTTCAGAGTCAAGGCCGTGGACGGGGGAGATCCTCCCAGATCTGCCACAGCCACAGTCTCGCTTTTTGTGATGGATGAAAATGACAATGCTCCCACAGTTACCCTTCCCAGAAACATTTCCTATACTTTACTGCCACCTTCAAGTAATGTCAGGACAGTAGTAGCTACAGTGTTGGCAACAGACAGTGACGATGGCATCAATGCAGACCTGAACTACAGCATTGTGGGAGGGAATCCCTTCAAACTGTTTGAGATTGATCCCACTAGTGGTGTGGTTTCCTTAGTGGGAAAACTCACCCAAAAGCATTATGGCTTGCATAGGTTGGTGGTGCAAGTGAATGACAGTGGGCAGCCTTCCCAGTCCACCACGGCTCTGGTGCATGTGTTTGTCAATGAAAGTGTTTCTAATGCAACTGTGATTGACTCCCAGATAGCTAGAAGTTTGCACACTCCACTCACCCAGGATATAGCTGGTGACCCAAGCTATGAAATTAGCAAACAGAGACTCAGTATTGTCATTGGCGTGGTTGCTGGCATTATGACAGTGATTCTAATCATCTTAATTGTAGTGATGGCAAGGTACTGCaggtccaaaaataaaaatggctatgAAGCCGGCAAAAAAGATCACGAAGACTTTTTTACACCGCAACAGCATGACAAATCTAAAAAGCCTAAAAaggacaagaaaaacaaaaaatctaagcAGCCTCTCTACAGCAGCATTGTCACTGTAGAGGCTTCTAAACCAAATGGACAGAGGTATGATAGTGTCAATGAAAAGCTGTCAGACAGCCCAAGCATGGGGCGATACAGATCTGTTAATGGTGGGCCTGGCAGTCCCGACCTGGCAAGGCATTACAAATCTAGTTCCCCATTGCCTACTGTCCAGCTTCATCCCCAGTCACCAACTGCAGGAAAAAAACACCAGGCCGTACAAGATCTACCACCAGCCAACACATTTGTGGGAGCAGGAGACAACATTTCAATTGGATCAGATCACTGCTCTGAGTACAGCTGTCAAACCAATAACAAGTACAGCAAACAG